The following coding sequences are from one Leptolyngbyaceae cyanobacterium window:
- a CDS encoding FAD-dependent hydroxylase — MALQQQTQTISTPQLDYDYDIAIVGGGIVGLTLACALKNSGLKIVLMEAKPQSVAAAKGQAYNISLLSERIFQDIGVWDKILPQVTTYRHIRLSDADHPGIVQFYPTDLGTDALGYVAEHQVLLTSLQELLQTCPNVSWLCPAEVTQADYSDSGVEIQLNQNGEHRTIRTRLLVGADGAKSRIRESAGIRTRGWQYWQSCVVATIKPEKSHNNTAFERFWPSGPTGILPLPGNRCRVVWTAPHAEAEALRQLDEKEFIEKLERRMGGLLGKLELEGPRFVFQVQLMQSDRYTLPRLALIGDAAHCCHPVGGQGINMGIRDAGALAEIIQTAHQKGEDIGDTQVLKRYESWRKRENLAILGFTDFLDRIFSNNWLPVVAARRFGLWIMRKVPPIKVYALQLMTGLRGRPPELAVR; from the coding sequence ATGGCGCTGCAACAGCAAACTCAAACCATCTCAACACCCCAACTAGATTACGACTACGACATCGCCATTGTCGGTGGCGGTATCGTCGGACTCACCCTCGCCTGCGCCTTAAAAAATTCCGGACTGAAAATAGTACTGATGGAAGCGAAACCCCAGTCCGTAGCGGCAGCGAAAGGACAAGCTTATAATATTTCTCTACTTTCAGAACGCATTTTTCAAGATATTGGCGTTTGGGACAAAATTCTGCCTCAAGTTACCACATATCGCCACATTCGTCTATCCGATGCCGATCATCCCGGTATCGTGCAATTTTACCCCACCGATTTAGGCACTGATGCACTAGGTTACGTAGCGGAACACCAAGTTTTGCTGACCAGCTTACAAGAATTATTGCAAACTTGTCCTAACGTATCTTGGTTATGTCCCGCCGAAGTCACCCAAGCTGATTACTCCGACTCTGGCGTGGAAATACAGTTAAATCAAAATGGCGAACATCGCACGATTCGCACTCGCTTGCTAGTTGGTGCAGATGGTGCAAAATCCCGCATTCGCGAATCCGCAGGTATCCGCACTCGTGGTTGGCAATATTGGCAATCTTGCGTGGTAGCAACGATTAAACCGGAAAAATCCCACAATAACACGGCTTTCGAGCGTTTCTGGCCGAGTGGCCCAACGGGAATTTTACCGCTACCGGGAAATCGCTGTCGGGTAGTTTGGACTGCGCCTCACGCGGAAGCAGAAGCGTTAAGACAATTAGACGAAAAAGAATTTATCGAAAAACTGGAACGCAGGATGGGCGGACTTTTGGGTAAATTGGAGTTGGAGGGGCCGCGCTTCGTCTTTCAAGTGCAGTTGATGCAGAGCGATCGCTACACTCTCCCCAGATTAGCCTTAATTGGCGATGCCGCCCACTGCTGCCACCCCGTTGGCGGACAAGGAATCAACATGGGTATCCGCGATGCAGGCGCGTTAGCGGAAATTATCCAAACTGCCCATCAAAAAGGCGAAGATATCGGCGATACCCAGGTACTAAAACGCTACGAAAGTTGGCGAAAACGGGAAAACTTGGCGATTTTGGGATTTACTGATTTTCTCGATCGCATTTTTTCTAACAATTGGTTACCCGTAGTAGCAGCGCGTCGATTTGGTTTGTGGATAATGCGAAAAGTTCCCCCAATTAAAGTTTACGCACTGCAACTGATGACTGGTTTGCGCGGTCGTCCTCCCGAATTGGCTGTGCGTTAA
- a CDS encoding methyl-accepting chemotaxis protein: MSKASDGYDRSFSYASWKLNQDSEANYYDRTPPPNESPQVPNWLILATVSICILPFCLNLLGVNFGLETKPLDLEAAAKMSAAQLADTLHRNLAGSLTHTILEWSAACAAFFTVVLSLSYFRYKRDSITPIIGIALLCAGIMDMFHLLAANRVINSAANNADLVNFTWALCRLANASLTLIGVTLLLLRDGNRQETKFSFLLLFSGCLGGLAAAIILFCTVTPSLPKTVFPDDLIRRPYDVLPLILYAMGGLFIFRRFYEKYPSLFSHALLIGTLPNIAAQLHMAFGAKAPFDNNFNIGHFFKIIGYLVPLMGLILDYSSTYQRLGSLAKSAQQVGQGDLTVSIEAKEGGDEINRVLLSFRNMVQNLNLLIEQVQKTGIKITSSANQIVSYGKQLETTITNQVSATNQATATAKEIALTSGELVQMVEQVESISQVTAQEASGSKQDLLQMEAAMRKLADGSKVVSEKLSAIDEKAHNINRVITTITLVADRTNLLSLNATIEAEKAGNYGKGFSVVAREVNRLAEQTAVAALDIETMVQEMQLAVSNATNEMDKFTKQVQQSADDVYRVSGKLESIIQQVQNLSPRFQNVSEVMVNQSQAAAQISQAMMYLMEDTSETSASLRAVNQVIEELKQVAEELRQGISQFKV; the protein is encoded by the coding sequence ATGAGCAAAGCAAGTGATGGATACGATCGCTCCTTTTCCTATGCTAGTTGGAAATTAAATCAGGATAGCGAGGCCAATTATTACGATCGAACGCCACCCCCTAACGAATCGCCACAAGTACCAAACTGGTTGATTTTGGCTACTGTTTCGATATGTATTCTGCCCTTCTGCTTGAATCTTTTAGGTGTAAATTTTGGCTTAGAAACTAAACCATTAGACCTAGAAGCCGCTGCTAAAATGAGTGCCGCTCAGTTAGCAGATACCTTGCATAGAAATTTAGCAGGTAGTTTAACTCACACCATTTTAGAATGGAGTGCTGCTTGTGCGGCCTTTTTCACAGTAGTTTTGTCTTTATCGTACTTTCGGTACAAACGCGATAGCATTACACCGATTATCGGCATCGCTTTATTATGTGCGGGCATCATGGATATGTTCCATCTCCTAGCTGCCAATCGCGTTATCAATTCCGCCGCTAATAACGCCGATTTAGTTAACTTTACTTGGGCGCTGTGCCGTCTGGCAAATGCTTCCTTAACGCTAATTGGTGTCACCCTATTATTGCTGAGAGATGGCAATCGCCAAGAAACAAAATTTAGTTTTCTATTGTTATTTAGTGGTTGTTTGGGAGGATTGGCGGCTGCAATTATCTTGTTCTGTACCGTTACGCCATCTTTGCCAAAAACGGTGTTTCCAGATGATTTAATTAGGCGTCCATACGATGTTTTACCTTTAATTTTATATGCAATGGGAGGGCTGTTTATTTTTCGACGGTTCTATGAAAAGTACCCCAGCTTATTTTCCCATGCACTGTTAATTGGTACGTTGCCCAACATTGCCGCCCAACTACACATGGCATTTGGAGCAAAAGCACCTTTTGATAATAACTTTAACATCGGTCACTTCTTTAAAATTATTGGTTATTTGGTTCCGTTGATGGGTTTGATTCTAGACTATAGTAGTACCTATCAAAGATTGGGAAGTTTAGCAAAGTCGGCTCAGCAAGTTGGTCAAGGAGATTTAACAGTATCCATAGAAGCAAAGGAAGGTGGAGATGAAATCAATCGAGTATTGCTTTCTTTTCGCAATATGGTGCAAAATTTGAATTTATTGATCGAGCAAGTTCAAAAAACAGGCATTAAAATCACCAGTTCTGCTAACCAAATAGTTTCGTATGGTAAACAATTAGAGACAACTATTACCAATCAAGTATCTGCTACCAATCAGGCTACTGCTACAGCCAAAGAAATTGCACTCACTTCGGGAGAATTAGTGCAAATGGTAGAACAGGTGGAGTCTATTTCTCAAGTTACGGCACAAGAAGCTAGCGGTAGTAAACAAGACTTGCTTCAGATGGAAGCAGCAATGCGTAAATTAGCCGATGGCAGTAAGGTAGTTTCGGAAAAACTGAGCGCGATCGACGAAAAAGCGCATAATATTAATCGAGTGATTACTACAATTACTCTAGTAGCAGACCGCACTAACTTATTATCGCTTAACGCTACAATTGAAGCAGAAAAAGCAGGTAATTATGGCAAAGGTTTTTCCGTCGTCGCTAGAGAAGTCAATCGCCTTGCCGAACAAACTGCTGTTGCTGCTCTGGATATCGAGACAATGGTGCAAGAAATGCAACTAGCAGTTTCTAATGCTACGAATGAAATGGATAAATTCACCAAACAAGTCCAACAGAGTGCAGATGATGTCTATCGGGTAAGTGGAAAATTAGAATCGATTATCCAACAAGTGCAAAATCTGTCACCGCGTTTTCAAAATGTGAGTGAAGTTATGGTAAATCAGTCCCAGGCCGCAGCCCAAATCAGCCAAGCAATGATGTACTTGATGGAAGATACTTCAGAAACTTCGGCTTCTTTGCGTGCCGTTAATCAGGTAATTGAAGAATTGAAGCAAGTCGCAGAAGAACTACGTCAGGGAATTTCGCAATTTAAAGTTTAA
- a CDS encoding methyl-accepting chemotaxis protein, with product MLLPKPAIFNTIFGKLSLRTVLIVPFALQIVSIVGIVGYLSYKNGQTAIANLASQLQNQASSRVTQHLDTFLATPHQINQMNLAAYELGNLNLEDLDRLGRYFYKQMQIFKNVGYVNFGSVKGEFIGIGREDNGSLYMELMRPSDNDRYKRYALDNQGKPTRVIGEEEYDFRNEDWYDAPVKAGKPVWSAIYNWDDRPEIMSISSSYPVYDQTRKMIGAIGVDLILSQINSFLQNLKVSPNGKVFILERDGSIVGTSTSEKPFRIEGEQAKRLKVLEIKDPLIRATAQNLIDRFSNLAKITQTQQTDFSFNREHQFVQVIPWQDELGLNWLIVVVIPESDFMAEINANTRTTIMLSIAALIVAIIISFLTSFWIAQPLVKLNSAVKNIAKGELDKTVNINRHDEVGQLAKSFNIMATQLKDSFEKLNSIIFQADGVGRKITSSSSQIASAGKQLEAVVAQQAASTNEVKATAAEIAATSGELVKTVEKITQQAQATTLAASNSQSKLIEMGKTMSQLASATNFIAAKLGSIKEKVTNINSVVNNISKIADRTNLLSLNAAIEAEKAGEYGAGFAVVAKEVRLLANSATAASQEIEEMVKDIQYSVGSGVMEMDKFSQQVKNYVEQVNRVGVQIAQAIEQMQSLTPQFEAVSQSMEGQYEGASQISFAIANLSESSQQIVESLHKTNQALEQLKDTALLLQNVINND from the coding sequence ATGTTGCTACCTAAACCTGCAATTTTTAATACTATCTTCGGTAAGCTGTCTCTCCGAACGGTCTTGATTGTCCCGTTTGCTTTACAAATTGTTAGTATTGTGGGCATCGTTGGCTATCTTTCTTATAAAAACGGACAAACCGCGATCGCAAATCTAGCTTCTCAGTTACAGAATCAGGCTAGTTCGCGAGTTACTCAACACCTCGATACTTTTTTAGCTACTCCCCATCAAATTAACCAAATGAACCTAGCCGCCTACGAGTTAGGAAACTTAAATTTAGAAGACCTCGATCGCCTGGGTCGTTATTTTTACAAGCAAATGCAAATATTTAAAAATGTCGGTTATGTCAATTTTGGCAGCGTCAAAGGTGAATTCATCGGAATCGGGCGAGAAGATAATGGTAGTTTGTATATGGAATTGATGCGCCCTTCTGACAACGATCGCTATAAAAGATATGCCCTAGATAATCAAGGAAAACCAACTCGCGTCATCGGAGAAGAAGAATATGATTTCCGTAACGAAGATTGGTATGACGCTCCAGTAAAAGCAGGTAAACCAGTGTGGAGTGCTATCTACAACTGGGACGATCGACCGGAAATCATGTCAATTTCCTCTAGTTATCCAGTATACGACCAAACTCGCAAAATGATCGGTGCGATCGGAGTTGACTTAATTCTTTCTCAAATTAATAGCTTTTTGCAAAATTTAAAAGTCAGTCCAAATGGCAAAGTTTTTATCTTGGAACGTGACGGTTCGATCGTAGGTACTTCCACTAGCGAAAAACCTTTTCGGATCGAAGGAGAGCAAGCTAAAAGACTCAAAGTACTTGAAATTAAAGACCCTTTAATTCGCGCCACCGCCCAAAATTTGATCGATCGATTTAGTAATCTAGCTAAAATTACCCAAACTCAGCAAACTGATTTCTCATTCAATCGAGAACATCAATTCGTGCAAGTCATTCCTTGGCAAGATGAATTAGGGTTAAATTGGCTAATTGTGGTAGTGATTCCCGAATCTGATTTTATGGCAGAAATAAATGCCAATACTCGTACCACAATTATGTTGAGTATTGCCGCTTTGATAGTAGCCATTATCATCAGTTTTTTAACTAGCTTTTGGATCGCCCAGCCACTCGTAAAACTCAATTCAGCCGTCAAAAATATTGCCAAAGGAGAATTAGACAAAACAGTTAATATCAATCGCCATGATGAAGTAGGACAACTGGCTAAATCTTTTAACATAATGGCAACACAATTAAAAGATTCGTTTGAAAAACTCAATAGCATCATTTTTCAAGCTGATGGAGTAGGTAGAAAAATTACTTCATCTTCCAGCCAAATTGCTTCAGCTGGGAAACAGTTAGAAGCCGTCGTCGCACAGCAAGCAGCTTCCACCAATGAAGTGAAAGCAACGGCAGCAGAAATTGCCGCTACTTCTGGAGAATTAGTTAAAACTGTTGAAAAAATCACCCAACAAGCTCAAGCTACTACATTAGCCGCTAGTAATAGTCAATCAAAGTTAATAGAAATGGGTAAAACAATGAGCCAATTGGCCAGTGCAACTAACTTTATTGCTGCGAAGCTAGGCTCGATAAAAGAAAAAGTTACTAATATTAACAGCGTAGTTAATAACATCAGCAAAATAGCCGATCGCACTAATTTATTATCACTTAATGCTGCCATTGAAGCAGAAAAAGCAGGAGAATATGGGGCTGGTTTCGCAGTAGTCGCCAAAGAAGTTCGTCTGTTAGCAAATAGTGCCACTGCTGCTTCCCAAGAAATCGAAGAAATGGTCAAAGATATTCAATATTCTGTCGGTAGCGGAGTGATGGAAATGGATAAATTCAGCCAACAAGTGAAAAACTACGTCGAACAGGTAAATCGCGTTGGTGTTCAAATCGCCCAAGCGATCGAACAAATGCAGAGCCTTACTCCCCAATTTGAAGCAGTTAGTCAAAGCATGGAAGGACAATACGAAGGCGCTAGCCAAATCAGTTTCGCGATCGCTAACTTAAGCGAATCTTCTCAACAAATCGTCGAATCTTTACACAAAACAAATCAGGCTTTAGAGCAATTAAAAGATACTGCACTATTATTACAAAATGTTATAAATAATGATTGA
- a CDS encoding AAA family ATPase — MNAIGNLAGYQITEQLYAGQRTLVYRAIRTIDRQPVAIKVLRNEYPNFNELLQFRNQYTIAKNLDFPSIIKPLSLEVYHNGYALIMEDFGGISLARYLQPSKVGKSPYKYLPLLEFLEIAIKITETLHYIYQNRVIHKDIKPANILINPETKQVKLIDFSIASILPRETQEIQNANALEGTLAYLSPEQTGRMNRGIDYRSDFYSLGVTFYELLTGVLPFVSEDAMELVHCHLAKQPITIDRINPEIPLVLSKIVSKLMAKNAEERYQSAWGIKHDLEICSTQLRETGKIENFEIARRDICDRFIIPEKLYGRESEINQLLDAFERVSTGNAEMMLVAGYSGIGKTAVVNEVHKPIARQRGYFIKGKYDQFNRHIPLSAFVQAFRDLMAQLLSESEAQTQTWRTKILEALGENGQVLIDVIPELENIIGKQPAALELSGNAAQNRFNILFQKFVQVFTNQEHPLVMFLDDLQWADSASLNLLKLLMEESGYLLILGAYRDNEVSAVHPFILTVDELVKTGVNVHTITLPPLKESDMNSLVADTLNCELFLAQPLTKLVYQKTKGNPFFATQFLKALHDDKLIVFNYPDFHLDRGKHQGGWQCDIAQIKSLSLTDDVVEFMALQLQKLPLETQEIIKLAACVGATFDLNTLAIVSEKSPESTAAALWKILQEGLVIPTTKIYKFFTQSDSDRIFEASVNSTYRFLHDRIQQASYSLIPENQKQQTHYQIGQLLQQNLSEIERQEKLFDIVGHLNLAIELIAQPDEREDLARLNLAAGQKAKNSTAYSAARNFVQTGLSLLSVNCWQSQYELTLNLYVAAAETAYLNADFAEMEQKAGEVLQSAQTVLDKVKIYQIQISALAAQSRLLDAIAVGRIALAQLGIELPVEPDRASVDRALEALTERIPDRQIAELTNLPEMSDRQTIAAMQLLAMLFLPIFIGNFALLPVLTSSMVNLSLEFGNAPASIIGYASYGMLLCASFGEVERGYAFSRLALSLLDRLDGREFKSLTLLLCSFLIHHRQEALRSTIPMMKEGYLAGMETGDFFSAGHNADNYLDSSLFAGVCLDDWELEVENYCTILSQIKQDSSLVFVKMKQQMVQNLRSVNQEPDVLKGTAYDETVMIPQHHQNSELSALAALYIGKLMLAYFFDNYNNALDYIAQAKLFLATIAGATYAAIFHFYAGLTDLALCSTQSEIEQANIFERVKIHQDLLSEWTRYAPMNHQHRVDLLAAEKCRILGQKAEAIELYEQAILGAKENQYTHEEGLANELAAKFYLSWGKEKVAVGYMQEAYYCYTRWGAKTKIAYLEEKYPQLLGTILQPTNLAIAPGGTISSSIGRSISNTGQTSNTNLWLDFPAVTKAAQAISEEIALEKLLATLMEIAIANGGAQTGILVIHQEAKLVVAAKGDRTDTEMLLIPLAEYQELPQSLIYSVARNQTTAVFDDLSDSPQFISDPYTIAHQPKSALCTPISKQGKLVAILYLENNLTVGAFTRDRVESLQIIASQAAISIENARLYQKVEKYSQNLAAEVERQTQALSQKAFDLEQTLKNLQQTQAQLIQSEKMSALGQLVAGIAHEINNPVTFIHGNLEHTENYIKDLLSLLEVYQQEYPETNPAIQAKIEQIDLGFIWKDLTNVLQSMKSGSERIKQIILSLRNFSRLDEADMKAVDIHAGIDSTLLILQNRLQENNDRPKVEIIKEYGNLPSVTCYASQLNQVFLSIISNAIDAFQSMDEIGGNPQIRIKTELLEKERVSITISDNGSGITAAIKQRIFEPFFTTKPVGSGTGLGLSVSYAIIKQHGGQLICNSTVKEGTAMVIEIPLAPSEKLIPTSQFDGKKN; from the coding sequence ATGAATGCGATCGGCAACTTGGCTGGGTATCAAATCACAGAGCAATTATACGCAGGTCAGCGCACTCTTGTCTATCGAGCGATTCGCACTATTGACCGCCAACCCGTTGCCATCAAAGTACTACGAAACGAGTACCCTAATTTTAACGAACTTCTCCAATTTCGCAACCAATATACCATTGCTAAAAATCTCGACTTTCCTAGCATTATTAAACCCCTGAGCCTAGAAGTATATCATAATGGCTATGCCTTAATTATGGAAGACTTTGGGGGAATTTCTTTAGCTCGTTATCTTCAACCAAGCAAAGTGGGAAAATCCCCTTATAAATACTTACCTTTATTAGAATTTCTAGAGATTGCCATCAAAATCACGGAAACTTTACACTATATATATCAAAATCGAGTCATTCATAAAGATATTAAACCTGCCAATATTTTGATTAATCCTGAAACTAAACAAGTTAAATTAATTGATTTTAGCATTGCCTCTATTTTACCTAGAGAAACTCAAGAGATTCAGAATGCTAACGCTTTAGAAGGCACGTTAGCTTACCTCTCTCCCGAACAAACTGGCAGAATGAATCGAGGAATTGATTATCGAAGTGATTTTTATTCATTAGGTGTAACTTTTTATGAATTACTGACTGGGGTATTACCTTTCGTTTCAGAAGATGCGATGGAATTAGTGCATTGCCATCTTGCTAAGCAACCGATAACTATCGATCGAATCAACCCGGAAATTCCTCTGGTTTTATCAAAAATTGTCAGCAAATTGATGGCGAAAAATGCCGAAGAACGTTATCAAAGTGCTTGGGGAATCAAGCATGACTTAGAGATATGTTCAACTCAGCTTCGAGAAACTGGAAAGATAGAGAATTTTGAAATAGCACGGCGAGATATTTGCGATCGCTTTATCATTCCCGAAAAACTCTATGGTCGAGAAAGCGAAATAAATCAACTCTTAGATGCCTTTGAAAGAGTCAGCACGGGTAACGCGGAAATGATGCTGGTTGCTGGATATTCAGGCATTGGAAAAACCGCCGTCGTCAATGAAGTTCACAAACCGATTGCACGACAACGCGGCTATTTTATTAAAGGCAAATACGACCAATTTAATCGCCATATCCCATTAAGTGCATTTGTGCAAGCTTTTCGGGATTTAATGGCACAATTGCTATCAGAATCAGAAGCCCAAACCCAAACTTGGAGAACCAAAATACTCGAAGCGCTAGGCGAAAACGGACAAGTTTTAATTGATGTGATTCCCGAATTAGAAAACATTATCGGTAAACAGCCAGCAGCGTTAGAATTATCAGGCAATGCCGCCCAAAATCGCTTTAATATACTATTTCAAAAATTTGTACAAGTTTTCACCAATCAAGAACATCCGTTAGTGATGTTTTTAGATGATTTGCAATGGGCTGATTCCGCTTCTTTGAATTTGCTTAAATTATTAATGGAAGAATCCGGCTATTTACTGATTTTAGGTGCTTATCGAGATAATGAAGTTTCTGCGGTTCATCCTTTTATTTTAACAGTAGATGAACTGGTTAAAACCGGGGTGAATGTCCATACAATAACATTACCGCCATTAAAAGAATCTGACATGAATTCTTTAGTGGCAGATACCCTTAATTGTGAATTGTTTTTGGCTCAACCTCTAACCAAGTTAGTTTATCAAAAAACTAAAGGAAATCCTTTTTTTGCCACTCAGTTTCTCAAAGCTTTACATGATGACAAGTTGATCGTATTTAACTATCCTGATTTTCACCTCGATCGAGGTAAACATCAGGGTGGATGGCAGTGCGATATTGCTCAAATCAAATCCTTATCACTCACTGATGATGTCGTCGAGTTTATGGCACTGCAATTACAAAAATTGCCATTAGAAACTCAGGAAATTATTAAACTAGCGGCTTGCGTTGGGGCAACATTTGATTTGAATACGTTAGCAATTGTGAGCGAAAAATCGCCAGAAAGTACGGCGGCTGCTTTATGGAAGATATTGCAGGAAGGATTGGTGATTCCGACGACGAAAATTTATAAATTTTTTACCCAATCTGATAGCGATCGCATTTTTGAGGCTTCGGTTAATTCCACCTATCGATTTTTACACGATCGCATACAACAAGCCAGCTATTCTCTCATCCCCGAAAACCAAAAACAACAGACGCATTACCAAATCGGTCAACTACTTCAACAAAATTTATCAGAAATAGAAAGGCAAGAAAAGTTATTCGATATTGTCGGACATTTGAATTTAGCAATTGAGTTAATCGCCCAACCGGATGAACGGGAAGATTTAGCCAGACTTAACTTAGCAGCCGGACAAAAGGCTAAAAATTCGACAGCTTATTCAGCCGCTAGAAATTTCGTACAAACCGGACTTAGTTTACTGAGTGTAAACTGTTGGCAAAGTCAGTATGAATTAACCCTAAATCTTTATGTAGCTGCGGCAGAAACTGCCTACTTAAATGCTGATTTTGCAGAGATGGAACAAAAAGCAGGCGAGGTTTTGCAATCTGCCCAAACCGTATTAGATAAAGTGAAAATTTATCAGATTCAAATCAGCGCATTAGCTGCTCAAAGCAGGCTATTAGACGCGATCGCAGTTGGCAGAATCGCCCTAGCGCAACTGGGAATCGAACTCCCCGTCGAACCAGATCGAGCCTCAGTCGATCGAGCCCTAGAAGCCCTTACCGAAAGAATTCCCGATCGGCAAATTGCCGAACTGACTAACCTACCGGAAATGAGCGATCGTCAAACAATTGCGGCGATGCAATTATTAGCCATGTTATTTTTACCCATTTTTATCGGAAATTTCGCTTTATTGCCGGTATTGACTTCCAGTATGGTCAATTTGTCCCTCGAATTCGGCAATGCACCCGCATCGATCATCGGATATGCCAGTTACGGGATGTTGCTGTGCGCTTCTTTTGGCGAGGTAGAAAGGGGTTATGCGTTTAGCCGCTTGGCGCTAAGTTTACTCGATCGTCTTGATGGGCGAGAATTTAAATCTCTCACTTTACTGTTGTGTAGCTTCTTAATCCACCATCGTCAAGAAGCTCTCAGAAGCACGATTCCCATGATGAAAGAGGGTTATTTGGCAGGAATGGAAACTGGTGATTTTTTTAGTGCCGGACACAATGCCGATAACTATTTAGATAGTAGTTTATTTGCTGGCGTATGCCTAGATGATTGGGAGCTAGAAGTCGAAAATTATTGCACTATTTTATCTCAAATTAAGCAAGATTCTTCCTTAGTTTTCGTGAAAATGAAACAGCAAATGGTGCAGAATTTGCGTTCTGTAAATCAGGAACCGGATGTTTTGAAAGGAACTGCTTACGATGAAACGGTGATGATTCCGCAACATCATCAAAATAGCGAATTGAGTGCATTGGCTGCTCTCTATATCGGCAAACTGATGCTGGCTTATTTTTTTGACAACTACAACAATGCTTTAGATTATATCGCCCAAGCTAAACTTTTTTTGGCGACCATTGCAGGAGCGACTTATGCGGCAATTTTTCATTTTTATGCGGGATTAACCGATCTAGCACTCTGTTCTACTCAGTCAGAAATCGAACAAGCAAATATATTCGAGCGAGTAAAGATTCATCAAGATCTTCTGAGTGAATGGACACGCTATGCCCCGATGAATCACCAACATAGAGTTGACTTACTTGCCGCCGAAAAATGTCGAATTTTAGGACAAAAAGCCGAAGCGATCGAGTTATACGAACAAGCTATTCTCGGTGCTAAAGAAAATCAATATACCCACGAAGAAGGGTTGGCAAATGAACTGGCGGCTAAATTTTATCTGAGTTGGGGAAAAGAAAAAGTAGCCGTCGGGTATATGCAAGAAGCGTACTACTGCTACACCCGATGGGGTGCTAAAACAAAAATTGCCTATTTAGAAGAAAAATATCCCCAATTACTGGGGACGATTCTCCAACCGACTAATCTAGCAATTGCACCAGGGGGAACGATTTCTTCCAGCATTGGCAGAAGTATAAGCAATACCGGTCAAACCTCAAACACTAACTTGTGGTTAGATTTTCCGGCGGTGACGAAAGCTGCACAAGCGATTTCAGAGGAGATTGCCTTAGAAAAATTATTAGCCACTTTGATGGAAATTGCGATCGCTAATGGGGGAGCGCAAACCGGTATTTTAGTAATTCATCAAGAAGCAAAATTGGTAGTTGCCGCCAAAGGAGATCGAACTGATACGGAAATGTTGCTAATTCCTTTAGCTGAATACCAGGAATTACCTCAGAGTTTGATTTACTCTGTAGCCAGAAATCAAACCACGGCAGTTTTTGATGATTTGAGCGATTCACCGCAATTTATCAGCGATCCCTACACGATCGCTCACCAACCTAAATCAGCTTTATGCACGCCGATTAGCAAGCAGGGGAAATTAGTTGCTATTTTGTATTTGGAAAATAACCTAACCGTGGGAGCATTTACGCGCGATCGCGTTGAAAGTTTGCAAATTATCGCCTCCCAAGCTGCCATATCGATCGAGAATGCTCGGTTGTATCAAAAAGTAGAAAAATACTCTCAAAACTTGGCAGCCGAAGTCGAGCGACAAACGCAAGCTTTAAGCCAAAAAGCATTCGATTTAGAGCAAACCTTGAAAAATTTACAACAAACTCAAGCTCAATTAATTCAGAGCGAAAAAATGTCAGCCCTCGGTCAACTCGTGGCAGGAATCGCCCATGAAATTAACAATCCAGTGACTTTTATTCATGGCAATCTCGAACATACAGAAAATTATATTAAAGATTTACTAAGTTTGTTAGAAGTTTATCAGCAAGAATATCCTGAAACAAATCCAGCGATTCAAGCCAAAATCGAGCAAATCGATTTAGGATTTATTTGGAAAGATTTAACTAATGTTTTGCAATCTATGAAATCGGGTAGCGAGCGAATTAAGCAAATTATCTTGAGTTTGCGTAATTTTTCCCGCTTAGATGAAGCCGATATGAAAGCTGTCGATATTCACGCCGGAATTGACAGCACTTTGCTAATTTTACAAAATCGCCTTCAAGAAAATAACGATCGACCGAAAGTAGAGATTATTAAGGAATACGGAAATCTTCCTAGCGTTACCTGTTATGCCAGCCAACTCAATCAGGTATTTTTAAGCATTATTAGTAATGCAATCGACGCTTTTCAAAGCATGGATGAAATTGGTGGAAATCCCCAAATCCGGATTAAGACAGAACTCCTAGAAAAAGAGCGAGTCAGCATTACAATTTCAGACAATGGTAGCGGGATTACTGCTGCAATTAAACAACGTATTTTCGAGCCATTTTTTACCACTAAACCAGTAGGAAGCGGCACGGGTTTGGGTTTATCTGTTAGTTATGCTATTATCAAGCAACATGGGGGTCAATTGATTTGTAACTCTACAGTTAAAGAAGGAACCGCAATGGTAATCGAAATTCCCCTCGCCCCTTCAGAAAAACTTATTCCAACTAGCCAGTTTGATGGCAAAAAAAATTAA